A DNA window from Candidatus Firestonebacteria bacterium RIFOXYD2_FULL_39_29 contains the following coding sequences:
- a CDS encoding 50S ribosomal protein L7/L12 — MANLTKEEILEGVSKMSVLELTELIKSMEDRFGVSAAAPVAAAAAGGAAPAAAAEAQSSFTVMLTAAGASKIPVIKVVREITGLGLKEAKDLVDGAPKAVKEGLSKDEADKMKAKFEGSGATIEIK; from the coding sequence ATGGCAAATTTAACAAAAGAAGAAATTTTGGAAGGTGTATCGAAAATGTCAGTGCTTGAGCTTACCGAGCTCATTAAAAGCATGGAAGACAGGTTTGGTGTTTCAGCGGCGGCACCGGTAGCAGCGGCAGCGGCCGGCGGAGCAGCTCCGGCTGCAGCAGCGGAAGCGCAATCTTCTTTCACTGTGATGCTTACTGCGGCAGGCGCGAGCAAAATTCCGGTTATAAAAGTAGTAAGAGAAATTACCGGACTTGGACTTAAAGAAGCAAAGGACTTGGTTGATGGAGCACCTAAAGCCGTTAAGGAAGGGCTTTCGAAGGATGAAGCAGATAAGATGAAAGCAAAGTTTGAAGGAAGTGGAGCAACTATCGAGATTAAGTAA